One Rhizobiales bacterium GAS188 DNA window includes the following coding sequences:
- a CDS encoding putative spermidine/putrescine transport system permease protein, which translates to MTDAALASPRTRERSRLAELAAGLRLRALPASMQAAPLTLVFALFFVIPLALVVTVSFWDYNDYQIIPAFTLRNYTETFEGCLAELPGLCTILKTYLSTAKFCLIVWALTLAIGFTISYFLAFHVRSFTVQMSLALLCTIPFWTSNVIRMISWIPLLGRNGLVNQALLQLRLVDAPVEWLLYSQFSIVLAFVHLFTFFMVVPIFNSMMRIDKTLIEAAYDAGASGWQTLWNVVIPLSKSGIAIGSIFVVTIVMGDFITVGVMGGQQVASAGKVIQTRLDALQFPPGAANAVILLGVTLVIITLLNRIVDIRKEL; encoded by the coding sequence ATGACCGACGCCGCCCTCGCCTCACCACGGACGCGGGAGCGCTCGCGCCTCGCGGAGCTCGCGGCGGGGCTTCGCCTGCGCGCCTTGCCGGCCTCAATGCAGGCGGCGCCCCTCACTCTCGTCTTCGCGCTGTTCTTCGTCATCCCGCTCGCTCTCGTCGTGACGGTGAGCTTCTGGGACTATAACGACTATCAGATCATCCCGGCCTTCACGTTGCGCAACTATACGGAGACTTTCGAGGGCTGCCTCGCCGAGCTGCCCGGCCTCTGCACTATCCTGAAGACCTATCTGTCGACGGCGAAGTTCTGCCTGATCGTCTGGGCCCTCACTTTGGCGATCGGCTTCACCATCTCCTATTTCCTCGCCTTCCATGTGCGCTCCTTCACGGTGCAGATGTCGCTTGCGCTCCTGTGCACCATCCCGTTCTGGACCTCGAACGTCATCCGCATGATCTCCTGGATCCCGCTGCTCGGCCGCAATGGGCTCGTCAACCAGGCGCTGCTGCAACTTCGGCTCGTCGATGCGCCGGTCGAATGGCTGCTCTATTCGCAATTCTCGATCGTGCTCGCCTTCGTGCACCTGTTCACCTTCTTCATGGTGGTGCCGATCTTCAATTCGATGATGCGCATCGACAAGACCTTGATCGAAGCCGCCTATGATGCCGGCGCCTCGGGCTGGCAGACTTTGTGGAACGTCGTCATCCCGCTGTCGAAATCCGGCATCGCCATCGGCTCGATCTTCGTCGTCACCATCGTGATGGGGGATTTCATCACGGTCGGCGTGATGGGCGGTCAGCAAGTCGCCTCGGCCGGCAAGGTGATCCAGACGCGCCTCGACGCGCTGCAATTCCCGCCGGGCGCGGCGAACGCCGTGATCCTGCTCGGCGTGACCTTGGTGATCATCACCCTGCTCAACCGCATCGTCGACATCCGGAAGGAACTCTGA